A section of the Acidobacteriota bacterium genome encodes:
- a CDS encoding carboxyl transferase domain-containing protein, protein MFRIESRVDTRSPDFLRNREHMERTVGEFKERLARVREGGPQKSRDLHVSRGKMLVRERLEKLFDPNTPFLELSPLAAWGLYDNEAPGAGMVTGVGVVHGREVLVVANDATVKGGTYFPSTIKKHIRAQEVALENRLPCIYLVDSGGIFLPHQSGTFPDKEHFGRIFYNQARLSALGIPQISIVMGSCTAGGAYVPAMSDETVIVRRQGTIFIGGPPLVKAATGEEVSDEDLGGADVHCRISGVSDYYAHNDGHALEIARNIVETLDPPRRFELDQAAPEDPFYDPAELYGIVPSDLRKAFDIKEVIARIVDGSRFQEFKELYGPTLVCGFARIMGYPVGILANNGVLFSESSQKGAHFVTLCAMRKVPLVFLQNITGFIVGKEYEHHGIAKDGAKLVHAVANADVPKFTVIVGGSYGAGNYAMCGRAYGPRLLWMWPNAKICVMGGEQAANVLVTVKIKRLQAQGAVLSDEDKAAMMKPILEKYEEEAGPYYSTARLWDDGILEPGETRQALALGIAMSLNTPIPDFKVGIFRM, encoded by the coding sequence ATGTTCCGAATCGAATCCCGAGTCGACACCCGAAGTCCGGATTTCCTCCGGAACCGCGAACACATGGAGCGGACGGTCGGCGAGTTCAAGGAACGCCTGGCCAGGGTCCGCGAAGGGGGACCGCAGAAGAGCCGCGACCTCCACGTTTCTCGCGGCAAGATGCTCGTCCGCGAGCGGCTGGAAAAACTGTTCGATCCGAACACGCCGTTTCTGGAACTGAGTCCGCTGGCCGCCTGGGGCCTTTACGACAACGAGGCCCCCGGTGCGGGCATGGTGACCGGCGTCGGCGTCGTCCACGGCCGCGAAGTTCTCGTCGTCGCCAACGACGCCACGGTCAAGGGGGGGACGTATTTCCCGTCCACCATCAAGAAACACATCCGGGCCCAGGAAGTGGCCCTTGAAAACAGGCTGCCCTGCATCTATCTCGTCGATTCCGGCGGAATCTTTCTGCCTCATCAGTCGGGGACGTTTCCCGACAAGGAACATTTCGGGCGGATTTTCTACAATCAGGCCCGGCTCTCGGCCCTCGGTATCCCCCAGATCTCCATCGTCATGGGATCGTGCACGGCCGGGGGAGCCTATGTTCCGGCCATGAGCGATGAAACCGTGATCGTGCGCCGCCAGGGGACGATTTTCATCGGCGGCCCGCCTCTGGTCAAGGCCGCCACAGGCGAGGAGGTCTCGGACGAGGACCTCGGCGGCGCGGACGTTCATTGCCGCATCTCCGGTGTCTCGGACTACTATGCGCACAATGACGGGCATGCTCTGGAGATCGCCCGCAACATCGTCGAGACACTCGATCCTCCCCGCCGCTTCGAACTCGATCAGGCGGCGCCCGAGGATCCGTTCTACGACCCGGCGGAACTGTATGGGATCGTTCCGTCGGACCTGCGCAAGGCCTTCGACATCAAGGAAGTCATCGCCCGGATCGTCGACGGCAGCCGGTTTCAGGAGTTCAAGGAGCTCTACGGACCGACCCTCGTCTGCGGCTTTGCCCGGATCATGGGCTATCCGGTGGGCATTCTGGCCAACAACGGGGTTCTTTTTTCCGAAAGTTCGCAAAAAGGCGCCCACTTCGTCACGTTGTGCGCCATGCGCAAGGTGCCGCTCGTCTTCCTTCAGAACATCACCGGATTCATCGTCGGCAAGGAATACGAACATCACGGCATCGCCAAAGATGGAGCCAAACTCGTCCACGCCGTGGCCAACGCCGATGTGCCGAAGTTCACGGTCATCGTCGGCGGGTCCTACGGAGCCGGAAATTACGCCATGTGCGGCCGGGCCTACGGCCCGCGACTTCTCTGGATGTGGCCCAACGCGAAAATCTGCGTGATGGGCGGAGAACAGGCGGCCAATGTTTTGGTGACGGTGAAGATCAAGCGTCTCCAGGCACAAGGGGCCGTATTGAGCGATGAGGACAAGGCGGCCATGATGAAGCCCATTCTTGAGAAATACGAGGAAGAGGCCGGTCCCTACTACAGCACGGCCAGGCTCTGGGATGACGGCATTCTGGAGCCCGGGGAAACGCGGCAGGCCCTGGCCCTGGGAATTGCCATGTCCCTCAATACGCCGATTCCGGACTTCAAAGTCGGCATTTTCAGGATGTGA
- a CDS encoding thiolase domain-containing protein, which produces MRDVAVIGVGMTKWGELWEKSLRTNFVETALLAIEDAGVDRIDSMIVGCMSSGIFTGQEHLASLLADYLGKTPVPAARVESACASGGLALRQGFIEVASGMSDIVLVGGIEKMTDVNGHEATFALGTAADQEYEGYHGLTFPALYAMMAVAHMHQHGTTREQLAMVAVKNHANGSKNPLAQYPFKISVDDVLCSVLVADPLRILDCSPITDGAAAVILCPADMARSMKKPAVRIIGTGQATDTIALSSRKDLTWMESTHVAAGKALEMAGLAVKDIDLFEVHDCFTIAEIMITEALGIAGKGRGGRAVEEGLTAVDGKFPVNPSGGLKAKGHPVGATGVAQAVEVVKQLRGEAADRQVKNARRGLTQNMGGTGGSSVIHIFEAD; this is translated from the coding sequence ATGAGAGACGTTGCTGTTATCGGTGTGGGAATGACCAAGTGGGGCGAACTCTGGGAGAAATCGCTTCGGACGAATTTCGTCGAGACCGCCCTCCTGGCTATCGAAGATGCCGGCGTCGATCGGATCGACTCCATGATCGTCGGCTGTATGTCTTCGGGCATTTTTACCGGCCAGGAGCATCTGGCCTCCCTGCTTGCGGATTATCTCGGGAAGACCCCCGTGCCCGCGGCCAGAGTCGAATCCGCCTGTGCGTCGGGCGGTCTGGCCCTCCGCCAGGGCTTCATCGAAGTCGCCTCCGGCATGAGCGACATCGTTCTTGTCGGGGGCATCGAAAAAATGACCGATGTCAACGGGCATGAAGCCACGTTCGCGTTGGGGACCGCGGCCGACCAGGAATACGAGGGCTATCACGGTCTGACTTTCCCCGCCCTTTATGCCATGATGGCCGTCGCCCACATGCATCAACACGGCACGACGCGGGAGCAGCTGGCCATGGTCGCCGTCAAGAATCACGCCAACGGCTCCAAGAACCCGCTGGCCCAATATCCCTTCAAAATCAGCGTCGATGATGTTCTGTGTTCCGTCCTTGTCGCCGACCCGCTGCGGATCCTGGACTGTTCTCCCATCACGGACGGCGCGGCGGCCGTCATCCTCTGTCCCGCGGATATGGCCCGCTCGATGAAAAAACCCGCCGTTCGAATCATCGGCACGGGCCAGGCGACGGATACCATCGCACTGAGTTCCCGGAAGGACCTGACCTGGATGGAATCCACGCATGTCGCCGCGGGTAAAGCCCTGGAGATGGCGGGCCTGGCCGTCAAGGACATCGATCTTTTCGAGGTCCACGACTGTTTCACGATCGCCGAGATCATGATCACGGAAGCTCTCGGCATCGCCGGGAAAGGACGGGGCGGCCGGGCCGTCGAGGAGGGCCTGACGGCCGTCGACGGGAAGTTTCCGGTCAATCCCAGCGGCGGTCTGAAAGCCAAAGGTCATCCCGTCGGCGCCACCGGAGTCGCCCAGGCCGTCGAGGTTGTCAAGCAGCTCCGCGGCGAAGCGGCGGACCGGCAGGTCAAAAACGCCCGGCGCGGACTCACGCAGAACATGGGCGGGACCGGCGGAAGCTCCGTCATCCATATTTTCGAGGCGGACTGA
- a CDS encoding MBL fold metallo-hydrolase has translation MKIDRFEVSVHNHGFFRVDGGAMFGPIPKVVWSRRIAADADNRIRLATRSLLVRDADRLFMVDAGNGDYWPERILSIYAMEPPPAGGPALDPEAVTDVILSHLHIDHAGGIAVRGPGNALRLRYPRARIHVQADNLSNALNPNSREKAGYRKDYLELLEKAECVPAQGSREIHPGIWVHTSNGHTRGHQWVEVKAGRETVAFPADMIPTSHHIPIAYTMGFDIHAEQAMADKEDFLRRAVDGNWIVVFGHDPDIAAARLKIDGDGRFAVKDAVGL, from the coding sequence ATGAAAATCGACCGGTTCGAAGTTTCCGTTCACAACCACGGGTTCTTCCGGGTGGACGGCGGGGCCATGTTCGGCCCCATTCCCAAAGTCGTCTGGTCGCGCCGGATCGCCGCGGACGCCGACAACCGCATCCGCCTGGCGACACGATCCCTCCTGGTCCGCGATGCGGACCGGCTGTTTATGGTCGATGCCGGAAACGGCGATTACTGGCCTGAAAGAATCCTTTCCATCTATGCCATGGAGCCGCCCCCCGCCGGCGGCCCGGCCCTTGACCCCGAGGCCGTCACGGATGTCATCCTCAGCCATCTCCATATCGACCACGCCGGGGGCATCGCCGTTCGCGGGCCGGGAAATGCGCTGCGACTCCGCTACCCGCGGGCCCGCATCCATGTCCAGGCCGATAATCTATCCAATGCGCTGAATCCGAACTCCCGCGAAAAGGCCGGTTATAGGAAGGATTATCTTGAGCTTCTTGAAAAGGCCGAATGCGTTCCCGCCCAAGGCTCCCGGGAAATCCATCCCGGCATATGGGTTCACACCTCGAACGGCCATACACGCGGCCATCAATGGGTCGAAGTGAAAGCCGGGCGAGAGACCGTGGCTTTCCCCGCCGACATGATCCCGACGTCCCATCATATTCCCATCGCCTACACCATGGGATTCGACATCCACGCCGAGCAGGCCATGGCCGACAAGGAGGATTTCCTCAGGCGGGCCGTGGACGGAAACTGGATCGTCGTCTTCGGTCACGACCCGGATATCGCGGCCGCACGGCTGAAAATCGACGGCGACGGCCGCTTCGCCGTCAAGGACGCCGTCGGTCTATAA
- a CDS encoding Zn-ribbon domain-containing OB-fold protein: protein MPTPSRYWREIPQRYRFEAGKCRSCGYVCFPPRLVCPRCGAREFEDIRLAEAGSLVSFTVIRVAPHAFVDQSPYAVGIADLDDGTRLTAQIVDCDFEDLKVGLRVKLEFRKIYEEGETGVIYYGYKFVPE, encoded by the coding sequence ATGCCGACACCATCCCGATATTGGCGTGAAATTCCCCAACGTTACAGGTTCGAGGCCGGAAAATGCCGGTCCTGCGGTTATGTGTGTTTCCCTCCCCGCCTCGTCTGCCCGCGCTGCGGCGCCCGGGAGTTCGAAGACATCCGGTTGGCCGAGGCGGGTTCGCTCGTATCCTTTACGGTCATCCGCGTCGCACCTCATGCGTTTGTCGACCAGTCTCCTTATGCCGTCGGAATCGCCGATCTCGACGACGGAACCCGGCTGACCGCTCAGATCGTCGACTGCGATTTCGAGGATTTGAAGGTCGGACTGCGGGTCAAACTCGAGTTTCGAAAAATCTATGAGGAGGGCGAGACAGGGGTCATTTACTACGGCTACAAATTCGTTCCGGAATAA
- the accC gene encoding acetyl-CoA carboxylase biotin carboxylase subunit, translated as MMEPRLFRKILIANRGEIAVRVIRACREMGIPSVAVYSEADAESLHVRTADEAVPIGPPPAVESYLDMERIVAAARQTGAEAVHPGYGFLAENSEFARRCEKEGLVFIGPRSEAMELVGDKVRARRAMEKAGVPVIPGFNAVQGSAGEYEAAARKLGYPVMVKASAGGGGKGMRIARNAEDLGPAVDAGRREARSAFGDDSVYLEKYIEDPRHIEFQVLADNHGRTVHLFERECSIQRRHQKILEETPSPALSPELRRTMGETAVKAIKAANYNNAGTVEFLLDAGGRFYFLEVNARLQVEHPVTELTVGLDLVQRQIRIAAGEELGLNQEELRQRGHAIECRIYAEDPRNGFLPSSGRIELLREPAGPGIRLDSGISEGWEVPVYYDPILAKLIVWAENRDAAARRMAAALEDYAILGIQTTIGFLHDVVGHAEFLAGRTTTSFIARNFEAWGRDNENDESRRLAMAAAAFAASGATGRPRDTGRAAAKTATPWISLGRWRIGGGGSHGV; from the coding sequence ATGATGGAGCCAAGACTGTTTCGAAAAATCCTGATTGCCAACAGGGGGGAAATCGCCGTCCGGGTGATTCGCGCCTGCCGGGAGATGGGCATCCCGTCCGTCGCTGTTTATTCCGAGGCCGACGCCGAAAGCCTGCATGTCCGCACGGCCGACGAAGCCGTGCCGATCGGGCCGCCGCCGGCCGTCGAAAGCTATCTCGATATGGAAAGAATCGTCGCAGCCGCGCGTCAAACGGGCGCCGAGGCCGTTCATCCCGGCTACGGGTTTCTGGCCGAAAACTCCGAATTCGCCCGCCGTTGCGAAAAGGAGGGGCTGGTCTTCATCGGCCCGCGGTCCGAGGCCATGGAACTTGTTGGAGACAAGGTTCGCGCCCGCCGGGCCATGGAGAAGGCCGGGGTACCCGTCATCCCCGGCTTCAATGCGGTTCAAGGCTCGGCCGGGGAATATGAAGCCGCGGCCCGCAAGCTGGGATATCCCGTCATGGTCAAGGCTTCGGCCGGAGGCGGCGGAAAAGGCATGCGCATCGCTCGAAACGCCGAGGATCTCGGTCCGGCCGTCGATGCCGGACGGCGCGAGGCCCGGTCCGCCTTCGGCGATGATTCGGTCTATCTGGAAAAATACATCGAGGATCCCCGGCACATCGAATTCCAGGTCCTGGCCGACAACCACGGCCGAACGGTCCATCTCTTCGAACGCGAGTGTTCGATCCAACGGCGGCATCAGAAAATCCTGGAAGAGACTCCCTCTCCGGCCTTGAGTCCGGAACTCCGAAGGACGATGGGCGAGACGGCCGTCAAAGCCATAAAGGCCGCGAACTACAACAATGCCGGGACCGTGGAGTTCCTTCTCGACGCCGGCGGCCGCTTCTATTTTCTCGAAGTCAATGCCCGTCTGCAGGTCGAGCATCCGGTGACCGAACTGACGGTGGGCCTCGATCTCGTGCAGCGGCAGATCCGTATCGCCGCCGGTGAAGAACTGGGATTGAATCAGGAAGAGCTCCGGCAGCGCGGCCATGCCATCGAATGCCGGATTTACGCCGAAGATCCCCGAAACGGATTTCTGCCCTCTTCCGGGCGGATCGAACTCCTCCGGGAACCGGCCGGCCCGGGCATCCGTTTGGACAGCGGCATCTCCGAAGGCTGGGAGGTCCCGGTCTATTACGATCCGATCCTGGCCAAGCTCATCGTCTGGGCCGAAAACCGGGACGCCGCCGCCCGCAGAATGGCCGCCGCCCTCGAGGATTACGCGATTTTGGGGATTCAGACGACCATCGGATTCCTCCATGACGTCGTCGGTCATGCCGAGTTCCTGGCGGGCCGAACGACGACGTCGTTCATCGCCCGGAATTTCGAGGCCTGGGGGCGGGACAACGAAAACGATGAAAGCCGGAGACTGGCCATGGCCGCTGCGGCCTTCGCGGCGTCGGGCGCGACCGGACGGCCGAGAGACACGGGGCGTGCGGCGGCGAAAACGGCGACGCCCTGGATCTCGCTGGGTCGTTGGAGAATCGGAGGAGGCGGATCCCATGGAGTTTGA
- a CDS encoding biotin/lipoyl-containing protein: protein MEFEFIVDGFPARIGLEKKGDGFVIREGESVFEAGIRTVAPDEIAVLAGGRRRRIFLARRGDSIFVSVDGRTYTLETPRPDSGRSASGDDPSIEGILRVKAPMPGKVIKIAVAEGEDVRKNQTLVIVEAMKMENEIKSAAAGVVKKIHVAVGDLVDSQKPLVEVETKTL from the coding sequence ATGGAGTTTGAATTCATCGTCGACGGGTTTCCCGCCCGGATCGGACTGGAGAAGAAGGGAGACGGCTTCGTCATCCGCGAGGGCGAATCCGTTTTCGAGGCCGGGATTCGCACGGTTGCTCCGGATGAGATCGCCGTACTTGCCGGCGGCCGCCGCCGCAGGATTTTCCTCGCCCGGCGCGGGGATTCGATCTTTGTTTCGGTCGACGGGAGGACCTATACCCTCGAAACGCCGCGTCCGGATTCCGGACGTTCCGCGTCCGGCGATGATCCGTCCATCGAGGGGATCCTTCGGGTCAAAGCGCCCATGCCGGGCAAGGTCATCAAGATCGCCGTCGCCGAAGGCGAGGATGTCCGGAAAAACCAGACCCTGGTCATCGTCGAAGCCATGAAAATGGAGAACGAAATCAAATCGGCCGCCGCCGGCGTCGTCAAGAAAATCCATGTCGCCGTCGGGGATCTCGTCGATTCCCAAAAACCGCTGGTTGAGGTCGAGACGAAGACCCTCTAG
- a CDS encoding acyl-CoA dehydrogenase family protein, producing the protein MDFALTEEQEMMKQAVRSFAEKEILPVREKLDEKEEFGYEITQQMFDLGFFGVLIPEEYGGMGMDYQSYILVVEELARVDACQAATVAAGTSLGAAPIYYYGNEKQRRELLPDLLKGKLIGFGLTEPDAGSDAGGTKTKAVQKDGKWILNGSKIFITNASTAITMGSIIQAVSGERPDGKKEYTCFLVRQDQPGYKAIPMHKKMTWRSSNTSEIYLDDVEVTDEDILGKRGEGFHQMLETLDNGRLAIAAMGVGGAQGAFEAALKYSQERTQFGRPISGFQSTAFKLADMATEIEAARNLLYKACWLKDNKKPFGMEAAMAKLYASEVMKRVAHEAVQIYGGYGLMEEYPVAKFYRDQRLLEIGEGTSEIQRLVIARKLGI; encoded by the coding sequence ATGGATTTTGCTCTGACCGAAGAACAAGAAATGATGAAACAGGCGGTCCGCAGCTTTGCCGAAAAGGAGATCCTGCCCGTCCGCGAAAAACTGGACGAAAAGGAGGAGTTCGGTTACGAGATCACCCAACAAATGTTCGACCTGGGCTTTTTCGGCGTCCTCATTCCCGAGGAATACGGAGGCATGGGCATGGACTATCAGTCCTACATCCTGGTCGTCGAGGAGCTGGCCCGGGTGGACGCCTGCCAGGCGGCCACCGTCGCCGCCGGGACCTCCCTGGGGGCCGCGCCCATCTACTATTACGGGAACGAGAAACAGCGCCGGGAGCTCCTGCCCGATCTTCTCAAGGGGAAACTCATCGGATTTGGGTTGACGGAACCTGACGCGGGCTCCGACGCCGGGGGGACCAAAACCAAGGCGGTTCAGAAGGACGGGAAGTGGATCCTCAACGGGTCGAAGATCTTCATCACCAACGCCTCAACGGCTATCACGATGGGATCAATCATCCAGGCCGTCAGCGGAGAACGGCCGGACGGCAAGAAGGAGTACACCTGCTTCCTGGTCCGCCAAGACCAGCCCGGCTACAAGGCCATCCCCATGCACAAGAAGATGACCTGGCGATCCAGCAATACGTCGGAGATCTACCTGGACGACGTGGAGGTGACCGACGAGGACATCCTGGGAAAACGAGGTGAGGGCTTCCACCAGATGCTCGAGACTCTCGACAACGGCCGTCTGGCCATTGCCGCCATGGGCGTCGGCGGGGCCCAGGGCGCCTTCGAGGCGGCCTTGAAATACTCCCAGGAACGCACGCAGTTCGGACGGCCCATCAGCGGGTTCCAGTCCACGGCCTTCAAGCTGGCCGACATGGCCACCGAGATCGAAGCCGCCCGCAACCTTCTCTACAAGGCGTGCTGGCTCAAGGACAACAAAAAGCCTTTCGGCATGGAGGCGGCGATGGCCAAGCTCTACGCCAGCGAGGTCATGAAACGGGTCGCCCACGAGGCCGTCCAGATCTACGGCGGTTACGGGCTCATGGAGGAATATCCCGTCGCCAAGTTCTATCGGGATCAGCGGCTTCTGGAGATCGGGGAGGGAACGTCGGAGATCCAGCGGCTGGTCATCGCCCGCAAACTGGGGATCTGA
- a CDS encoding enoyl-CoA hydratase-related protein gives MMTSNASGDGIYETIRVEYADRTVRIWLDRPDVRNAFNIQLVREMRQAVAAAGKDEEVRAVVISGSGTSFCAGADLNWMREIITQSYEENLKESLELSACLYELYALRKPTLARVNGPAVGGGVGFLSACDIVIASTAARFGLSEVKIGLVPAAISPYVVRRIGESRARRYFLTGERFDARRAEDIGLVSLVAEPDQLDAAVDSCLALLLTSGPEALVKVKELLRTVPGMSFDEARLFTAEMIAGLRVSPEAQEGMAAFLEKRKPRWSG, from the coding sequence ATGATGACATCGAATGCATCGGGAGACGGAATCTACGAAACGATCCGTGTCGAATACGCGGACAGGACGGTCCGGATCTGGCTCGACCGCCCGGACGTCCGCAATGCCTTCAATATCCAATTGGTCCGGGAAATGCGCCAAGCGGTCGCCGCCGCCGGAAAAGATGAAGAGGTCCGCGCCGTGGTGATTTCTGGATCCGGAACTTCGTTTTGTGCCGGGGCCGATCTCAACTGGATGCGGGAGATCATTACCCAATCGTATGAGGAGAACCTCAAGGAATCCCTTGAACTTTCCGCCTGTCTTTACGAACTCTATGCCCTCCGCAAACCGACCCTAGCCCGGGTCAACGGTCCGGCCGTCGGCGGCGGTGTCGGGTTCCTGTCCGCCTGCGACATCGTCATCGCCTCGACCGCGGCGCGTTTCGGCCTGAGCGAGGTCAAAATCGGGCTTGTTCCGGCCGCCATCTCGCCTTATGTCGTGAGGCGGATCGGCGAGAGCCGGGCCCGCCGCTACTTTCTGACGGGTGAGCGATTCGACGCCCGCCGGGCCGAGGACATCGGCCTTGTGAGTCTCGTCGCCGAACCCGATCAGTTGGATGCCGCCGTCGACTCCTGTCTCGCTTTGCTCCTGACCTCGGGTCCGGAGGCTCTTGTCAAAGTCAAGGAACTTCTTCGGACTGTTCCGGGAATGTCCTTCGATGAGGCCCGCCTGTTTACGGCGGAAATGATCGCCGGTCTTCGGGTCAGTCCCGAAGCCCAGGAAGGCATGGCCGCCTTTCTGGAAAAGAGAAAGCCTCGGTGGTCCGGATGA
- a CDS encoding hydroxymethylglutaryl-CoA synthase, with product MAGIIGYGAYIPRNRIKVEEIAKVWGTDAPSYKKGLMLEEKSVPSPDQDTITMSVEGSKRALKRAGIDPREIGAVYVGSESHPYAVKPSGTVLAEALGSTPETHTADLEFACKAGTEGMFIALSLVQAGAVKYALAVGADTSQGAPGDALEYSAAAGAAAFIFGKERLVAEAVETYAYMTDMPDFWRREYQYYPQHGGRFTGEPAYFQHVTGAARGIMAKAKMKPADFQYVIFHQPNGKFPFRVGAMLGFEKKQIEPGWLVNKLGNTYSGSSPLGLTATLDIAKAGDMILLVSYGSGAGSDAFVFRVTDRIDEVRDLAPRTRNLLDHNKVYIDYGVYAKYRRKIRKAD from the coding sequence ATGGCCGGAATCATCGGCTACGGAGCCTACATCCCCCGCAACCGCATCAAGGTCGAGGAGATCGCCAAAGTCTGGGGGACGGACGCCCCAAGCTACAAGAAAGGGCTGATGCTTGAGGAGAAATCCGTTCCCTCTCCCGACCAGGACACCATCACCATGTCGGTCGAGGGTTCGAAGCGGGCCTTGAAGAGGGCCGGGATCGATCCCCGGGAAATCGGCGCGGTCTATGTGGGATCGGAGTCCCATCCCTACGCCGTCAAACCGAGCGGAACCGTCCTGGCCGAGGCCCTCGGTTCAACCCCTGAAACGCATACGGCCGACCTCGAATTCGCCTGCAAAGCCGGGACCGAAGGCATGTTCATCGCCCTGAGCCTGGTTCAGGCGGGGGCCGTCAAATATGCCCTGGCCGTCGGAGCCGACACTTCCCAGGGCGCGCCGGGAGACGCCCTGGAATACTCGGCCGCGGCCGGCGCCGCCGCTTTCATTTTCGGCAAGGAACGTCTTGTGGCCGAGGCTGTCGAGACTTATGCCTATATGACGGATATGCCGGATTTCTGGAGGCGCGAATACCAGTATTATCCCCAGCACGGCGGCCGCTTCACCGGGGAACCCGCCTACTTCCAACATGTCACCGGGGCGGCCCGGGGCATCATGGCCAAGGCCAAGATGAAGCCGGCGGACTTTCAGTATGTCATCTTCCACCAGCCCAACGGCAAGTTCCCCTTCCGTGTGGGCGCCATGCTGGGCTTCGAAAAGAAACAAATCGAGCCGGGCTGGCTGGTGAACAAGCTTGGCAACACTTATTCCGGATCTTCGCCTCTCGGTCTCACGGCGACTCTGGATATCGCCAAGGCCGGCGATATGATCCTTCTCGTCTCCTACGGTTCCGGCGCGGGAAGCGACGCCTTCGTCTTCCGCGTCACCGACCGCATCGACGAAGTCCGGGACCTAGCGCCCCGGACGCGAAACCTGTTGGATCACAACAAGGTCTACATCGATTACGGCGTGTACGCCAAATACCGCCGCAAAATCCGTAAGGCGGATTAG